The sequence GGGGCTGTCTAACCAAATCGCCACGGCCACTGGAATAGCTAAGACCACAAGTATGAGTAGCCCGACTAAGGCCCCCACAACATCTATAGAGCGTTTAATTAGGCACTTGGCCGAAGGATGAATAACTGATGCAGAAGTCTCTAGAGACACTTGTCTAGAGATTTCTGGAGGAAGAGATAGCATGATAGACCCTGGATGAGCAATGACTGTACTGAGTATATCTTTGAACTTTTATACCAAATTGACTGTAATCACACTGATTTAGCCAATCTCTTATGCCTTTCATCGCCCTAAGGCGGCAATTGGCATCAGCTCTAGATCTTCTAAATCGTACTGAAGATAGGCAGGGTTGTGTGTGACCTTTGTGACAGAGTAGCCACCGTAAAAGTACAGATGTGCTGATTTAGCCCCTGCCAGACCCTCTAGACGCATCTAGGACGTAGAAGGAAAGGCTTTGCCAAATCTTGCCGTAGAGTGAGCCAGTATAAATTTTGTGTGAAGTTTTTGGCCATCTGCTGGTCTTTTTAGAAAAACCTGCCAAAAAGTCGCATCAGCTCGCGAGTCTAAAGAGAACAGATATTAAGATAAGCCTACAGCCAACTCGAGCACGCGTATAAAGGACTGATTGCATGGTCGCGGTAGACACTATGACCGAGGATTGGTTATCCCGCCTGCGGGCTGAGCTGCCAGATCAACCCCAGTCTGTCTGCCAGAGCATTGTCTATTGGTTGTTGGGAGAATCGCCCGAGCGGTTTGAAACCCTGACCGATACAGATCTGGCGATCGCCCGTCAGGCCATAGAATATCGCTATCGTATTTTTCAGCAGCGCTACTGGAATGTCAGCCCGGAGCAGGGCTATCAGCGACTGATCAAACGCTTGAGCAGCCTGTTTTTGATTCGCAGCAAAGTTAAAACCTGGATTGCCCTGAGCCGCGATCGCCGCCGCACCGTCGTCGATGTGATTCAAGAAGTGATTCAGGAGATGATGCGCAGCGATCGTCACTTGGCCCAGCAGCTCAAGTGGATCTCGGCCTGTACGCAGAACTCACGGCTACGCAACTTGCTCATGCTGGCCAGTATTGAAGAATACTGCCTGCGACCGATCCGCCATCAGCCGCTGATTATCTACCGCTTCGTCAACTACCTGCGACGGAGCCAAAAAGGCGGCATGACCCAGGTACCTACCGGGGAACTGATTCGCCTGGTCTCTGATGAAATTGCCCCCAGCGACAGCGAAGACTCGCTCAGTCTGCTCGATGTAGAGGCCTGGAGCCAATACCAGGAACAACAAACCGAACTGGAGCAGCAGAGTATGCGTCACCAGGTCAAGACCTCGTTTACCAACTATCTCAGCCGCAACTTAGACGACACTGCGGCCCGCTGGCTAGAGCTACACCTCACAGGTCTCAGCCAAGAGCAGATTGCCCAGACCCTGGAGATGCCTGTGCAGCAGGTGTACCGACTGCGCGAAAAAATTAGCTACCACGCTGTGAGAATCTTTGCCCTGCGAGAGCAGCCCGATATGGTGTTGGGCTGGCTCAAGACTTCGCTGCAAGAACACAACTTTGGCCTTACCCCCACCCAATGGGATCAATTTTGGCAAAGCCTTTCTGCCGAAGAGCAGGCCATTTTGACTGCTTACAAAGACGAGCAACCCCTAGAGGAGTTGACCCAGCGTCTGGGCCTGAAAAATAGGCAAATTCAGGCCCAGTGGGTACAGCTTTATCTGCGCGCTCAAGAGCTGCGGACTCAGTCAGAGAGTAGCTAGGGCAGTTCGGTGGTGCCCATTAGGTAGCGATCGCACTCCCGCCGCCCAATGGCTGGTCTTTGACCAACGCTGGCACCGCCCCAAGTTTTTGCTAACCCTGACGAAACATAGGTGTTTGGGTGCGATCGCTACCTGGTAAAGGCGCGATCGTCCGTAGCACTGATGAATCGAGGACAGGCTTGGAATTTGGACTCACTGGCTTTTTGTTGCCCAGTTACAACTTATAGAGCTAATAGACGGTGGAATCTGATCCTTAGGAAACTGAGGTAGCTTTAGTCGTACCTATCAGGTAACGCAGTTGCCATCGTGCAGTCTAGTCCTCATGGAGCACAAGGGTGACAACTAAGGCATGTGATAGTGACTTTCGAAAAATGACTGAATTCTTTCTAGTTTAATGACAAGAGCATCGAGATTCCTAATGTTTTGCTTTGTCTCAAACTTATCTCCTTCTGCATGAAATAAATACTCAATAAGATCTTTTGGCTCACAACTTTCACTGCCATGCCATCTGTGAAAACCGCGATGTATCTCACAATGCATAACAAGTAAGTTGTCTAAGACATCTGCCAGATCAGGTCTTGAGCTCCGATCAAATAGATGATGGACATGAAGATCAAAGGGGCGAGAAGCAGTACGCTTCTGCAAAGAAACTTGACAAGTATTATCAGCAATCCTCTTTGCCTTTTCCATTGCTTTTTTTATTCGACTTTCAGATGACTCCAAGTACTTTCTTTGCTCTTGGATCGCATCTTCGATTTCTTCAAATACTGTATCTGTCCATGCCTTTCGAGATGCCCGCGATCGCTTCCCATGATTTTGAGACATATCTTGCGCTAAACCAACGATCCCAACCTGGCTCCAGTATTGATTGTTTTCTATAACATCAAAATGTTTCCCAGGCTTTAGCTGCTCCTGCCCTTCCAAGCTGTCATTATTCTGTATTCGTTTAATTGACGCATTTAACCCTTTTCCATTTGTGCGTAAAATACGAATAATCTTTGGTCTTTCTAGAAAGACCAAGTCAGGCGTCAAGCTTGCATCATTTAGACTTGAAAATTCAATAGAAACTTGTCTTCTTACTAAGTGACGACGTATTCTTTTGCGCCGATGGGTGAAAGCCTCGAGGACGTCGTCCACTAAGCTAGCCAAAAAACCTTGTGTTTCGACTTCCTGTAGATATTTTGCAAGTGCTACAGCCCCTGCCTCATAAAATTGTCGCTTTTTTACATCTTTTCTCACCCATTCAAAATGTTCTCCCTCAATCAGATCCCATTCATCATCAACGTTATCGTCAAAGAACTTGCAGATTCTATAGAGTTTTTCAATTCTAATCCTTAATATACTTGCTGTTTCTCGATCAGACAAAAGAATATGTTGTCGTTGTGATGCTGGCATTTTTAATAATCACCTAAAATACTTAACGTAATAGAAGTAAGGAGTCTCGCATCTTTTGAAGTTCTTCAAAGATCTTGCGATCTCCACCAGCATCTGGATGATGTTTTTTGGCTAGTTGACGAAAGGCTGCATTGATATCATCAGTAGTAGCGGTTTTTGAGTCCAGTTGAAATACCTGCCAGGGGCGAAAATTTTTGAGTACGTCAATTCCATTAATGGTGTTTGGGCCAATTTCATTTCGCTCGTTTTCTGGTACTCGTACCCATTCTCGATAAAGCGTCAACCAGGAATCTTTATAACTAAAGTTAAAGTTGCGCCCAGCAGTAGCTAGCTTAAATGCCTTATTTTTCTTGAGAGATTTATAATCAGGACAATTAAATGCTTGGCAAACTGCCTCCTTTAATTCGCTCATGCTTGGTTCAATTTCCTTAAACTTCCCGCCATGCACAAATTCAGCAAAGTCCAACAAAATCTGCTCATCATAGTTGTGATGCTTTGCTAATTTGCGGATTTGTGCTCGAATTTGATTGATATTTGCCGGCTTACGACGGTTTGACGAATTTTTTTGGCTCATACAATTTCAAGGTAGAGATTGGGTGCGAGACCGGGTACGTGTGGGGACACACTATTCCCAAATACAATGTTCCCAACAATCAACCGGAGCATCATACTTGTATAGCTGAATTTTGATAATCTTCATGTTGACAAGTAGCTTGTGAGGGTTTTGGCCTTTCGCCTTAGCAAACCGTCTATCTGAAGTTGCGATTGTCCCTATATCAGCCCCCCGTTACAACCATCGTCACTTCTGTTAGCCTCGTCAGGCAAAATGTTTTATTCACCCGTGCGGTTTGTTCACTTGTTGCTGTCGCTCTATGGTCAGAGATCTGTACTGTGGGCAGACTAAAAAACAAACAAAAGGCCCGTAAGCATGCTTACGGGCCTTTTGTTTTGGGCTAGAGATAGGTTAGGGCAACTCAGTGGTGCCCATCAGGTAGCGATCGCACTCTCGCGCCGCGCCGCGCCCTTCGTTAATTGCCCACACCACCAGGCTCTGCCCTCGCCGACAATCCCCCGCCGCAAACACCCCCGGAATCGAGGTGGTGTACTGCTCGTGCTCAGCCTTCACATTGCTGCGCCCGTCTTTCTCTAGACCCAGGGCATCAATCAACGGCTGCTCTGGGCCAAGAAAGCCCATCGCCAGCAGCACCAGCTGCGCCGGAATCACCTGCTCGGTACCGGGCACGTTCTGCGGCACAAACCGCCCGTTTTCGTCCTTACCCCACTGAATCTGCACCGTGTGGACAGCCTTCACCTGGCCATTCTCATCGCCCTCAAACTTGGTGGCGGTGGTCAGGTAGGCGCGGGGGTCGTCGCCAAACATAGCGGCGGCTTCCTCCTGGCCGTAGTCCATTTTGTAGACCTTGGGCCACTCGGGCCAAGGGTTGGCGGCAGAGCGAGTCTCCGGCGGCTGGGGCATGATCTCCACCTGAGTGACGCTGGTGCAGCCGTGGCGAATGGAGGTGCCCACGCAGTCGGTACCCGTGTCGCCGCCGCCGATGATCACCACATCTTTGCCCGCCGCCGAGATGTAGTTGTCGCCGAGCTGGCCATCTAGCACCGCCTGGGTGTTAGCGGTGAGAAACTCCATAGCAAAGTGAATGCCTTTTAGCTCTCGCCCCTCGATCGGTAGGTCACGGGGCTTGGTGGAGCCGGTGCAGAGCACCACCGAGTCAAACTCCTTCAGCAGGTTTTCTGCTGAGATGTCTTTGCCCACCTCGGTATTGCACACAAAGGTGACGCCCTCGGCCTCTAGCACGTCGAGTCGGCGCTGCACTACCTGCTGCTTATCGAGCTTCATGTTGGGGATGCCGTACATCAGCAGACCACCGGGGCGATCGGCCCGTTCGTACACGGTCACCCAATGGCCCGCCGAGTTGAGCTGGGCGGCGGCGGCGAGGCCAGCGGGGCCGGAACCGATCACCGCGACTTTTTTGCCGGTGCGTTGCTGGGGCGGGTTTGGGGTAATCCAGCCCGACTCCCAGCCCTTTTCAGCGATGGAATACTCGATGTTTTTAATTGTCACCGGGGGGCTGGTGATGCCCAGCACGCAGGAGCCTTCGCAGGGGGCGGGGCAGACGCGCCCGGTAAACTCAGGGAAGTTGTTGGTCTTGTGCAGGCGATCGAGGGCTTCTTCCCACAGGCCCCGGTAGACCAGGTCGTTCCATTCGGGAATCAGGTTGTTGACGGGGCAACCGCTGGCCATGCCGCTGATGGTCATGCCGGTGTGGCAGAAGGGGGTGCCGCAGTCCATGCAGCGCGCGCCCTGGGTGCGGAGGTTGTCCTCCGGCATGGGCAGGTGAAATTCGTCCCAGTTGCGAATGCGATCGGCAGGGGTGACTTCTTGCGCCACTTCCCGCAGGTATTCCATAAAGCCAGTCGGTTTTCCCATAGTGGTTATCCTGAAGAATGCGTGGATTAGGGCGATTTACTTTGCTTAAGGCAGGGGCGTAGGGTGCATTCGCGAAGCAATGCACCATAATGCAAGGTTTTTCGTGCGGTGCATTGCGGCTCAAAGGCGAAATCAGGGGTGATTGGCCAGGGTTGATGAGCCGCGAATGCACCCTACGGTTAACTGCCGCCGATGCGGGCGGTGTCGCGGGCGTTTTCTTCAAAGGCGGCGGTGAGGGCATCGTCGCCGGTGAGGCCATCGGCCAGGGCTTTTTGAATGTGTTGCAGCACCCGCTTGTAGTCGCGGGGCATCACCTTCACAAACTTGGGCACGGTGTTCTCCCAATCCGCCAGCAGCGTGATCCCCCGCTTGCTCTGGGTGTAGTCGACGTGGCGCTGAATCAGCTCTTGCAGATCGCGAATTTCTTCGGGGTCTTCCAGCTTCTCCAGATCCACCATTTCGGTGTTGCAGCGGGTGGCAAAGTCGCCAGCCTCGTCGAGCACGTAGGCAACGCCGCCGCTCATGCCCGCCGCAAAGTTGCGCCCAGTTAGCCCCAGCACGATCGCTTTGCCGCCGGTCATGTATTCGCAGGCATGGTCGCCCACCCCTTCCACGATCGCAGTAACGCCAGAGTTACGCACGCAGAACCGCTCACCCGCTAGCCCACGAATGTAGGCTTCGCCACTGGTGGCCCCATAGAAGGCCACATTGCCGGTGATGATGTTCTCCGCAGGCACAAAGGTGGACTGCTTGGGCGGGTAGACGATCAGCTTGCCGCCGCTGAGGCCTTTGCCCAGGTAGTCGTTGGCCTCGCCTTCCAGCTCCAGGGTGACGCCCTTGGGCACAAAGGCTCCAAAGCTCTGCCCGGCACTGCCCTGGAAGTGGAGGTGCACGGTGTCTTCCGGCAAGCCCTCCCAGTGGCGCTTGGTGATTTCGTTGCCGAGGATGGTACCGACAACGCGGTTGACGTTTTGGATCGGCAGGGTGGCGCTGACCTTTTCGCCCCGG is a genomic window of Nodosilinea sp. E11 containing:
- a CDS encoding HetZ-related protein 2, whose protein sequence is MVAVDTMTEDWLSRLRAELPDQPQSVCQSIVYWLLGESPERFETLTDTDLAIARQAIEYRYRIFQQRYWNVSPEQGYQRLIKRLSSLFLIRSKVKTWIALSRDRRRTVVDVIQEVIQEMMRSDRHLAQQLKWISACTQNSRLRNLLMLASIEEYCLRPIRHQPLIIYRFVNYLRRSQKGGMTQVPTGELIRLVSDEIAPSDSEDSLSLLDVEAWSQYQEQQTELEQQSMRHQVKTSFTNYLSRNLDDTAARWLELHLTGLSQEQIAQTLEMPVQQVYRLREKISYHAVRIFALREQPDMVLGWLKTSLQEHNFGLTPTQWDQFWQSLSAEEQAILTAYKDEQPLEELTQRLGLKNRQIQAQWVQLYLRAQELRTQSESS
- a CDS encoding J domain-containing protein, which translates into the protein MSQKNSSNRRKPANINQIRAQIRKLAKHHNYDEQILLDFAEFVHGGKFKEIEPSMSELKEAVCQAFNCPDYKSLKKNKAFKLATAGRNFNFSYKDSWLTLYREWVRVPENERNEIGPNTINGIDVLKNFRPWQVFQLDSKTATTDDINAAFRQLAKKHHPDAGGDRKIFEELQKMRDSLLLLR
- a CDS encoding glutamate synthase subunit beta; its protein translation is MGKPTGFMEYLREVAQEVTPADRIRNWDEFHLPMPEDNLRTQGARCMDCGTPFCHTGMTISGMASGCPVNNLIPEWNDLVYRGLWEEALDRLHKTNNFPEFTGRVCPAPCEGSCVLGITSPPVTIKNIEYSIAEKGWESGWITPNPPQQRTGKKVAVIGSGPAGLAAAAQLNSAGHWVTVYERADRPGGLLMYGIPNMKLDKQQVVQRRLDVLEAEGVTFVCNTEVGKDISAENLLKEFDSVVLCTGSTKPRDLPIEGRELKGIHFAMEFLTANTQAVLDGQLGDNYISAAGKDVVIIGGGDTGTDCVGTSIRHGCTSVTQVEIMPQPPETRSAANPWPEWPKVYKMDYGQEEAAAMFGDDPRAYLTTATKFEGDENGQVKAVHTVQIQWGKDENGRFVPQNVPGTEQVIPAQLVLLAMGFLGPEQPLIDALGLEKDGRSNVKAEHEQYTTSIPGVFAAGDCRRGQSLVVWAINEGRGAARECDRYLMGTTELP